A stretch of the Sphingobacterium thalpophilum genome encodes the following:
- a CDS encoding TonB-dependent siderophore receptor encodes MDKHLFALASTCLFASALYGQTSGIVKGKVIDANDNPLSSVTVSVGDQTVRTDHKGHFRLHGVDKDAVIRFSYLGYQSTSIDYVFSAASREVVIKPVVLVSNEQAIDEVEVFGERNKKPKGLEMITRMPLKPSDQIQSISVISSKVIQDQGILTLTDAVRNIPGVTLFGSYGGVKESLSTRGFRGVPVLKNGVRMDSQFQTASGVVDMQGVESIQMIKGSAAVTQGVITDLGNAGGVINVVTKTPNFTNSGEVGVRVGSWGQFRPTFDFQTVLDKKQTVAIRMDGAYERGDSFRKGVSANRVYLNPSLAWKPTDRTTITIEGDYFNDNRTPVNSAVNRDTSQSVNALYVIPNNRFLGFNSDNNNTEMKSFMGQINHELTDRWSVRASFATSSYQVDNQSSSVKLIKDKESKFNMFNRFVGRNTRDDKNKTFQFDLIGKDLYTGGVKHLVQAGVDYRIADATSTNYTATVSGTDIAPYDINERKGVGIDQIDVLGDWTNDLSAVEYIDKNGVKQKGKTVKFTAGEGVRSYYSSIGFMAQDVIEFNKYIKAVLGLRYSEIITKDFVSTGNKKESAWNPMAGFIVTPFENFNIFGSYTNSTNLRSAANRLEDGTTAGPSRTEQFEGGIKSDWLENRLRFNLTYFHIYTSNLTNQAYKPGSSIEETFYFKAGSLLRDGIEAELNGRILENLTVMLGYAYLNARYEDSPSYVNGSAPMNAPEHTANAWVQYVFNQGALKNLSLSAGVYYVGDRPVNEYSLTPNGHGEYYGTEPFNMPAYTTLNAQVGYKWRRFDAKVFVNNITNEIGLNSYFRGGFINQIDPRNVAAALSYKF; translated from the coding sequence ATGGACAAACACTTATTTGCACTTGCCTCCACTTGCTTATTTGCGAGCGCTTTATATGGTCAAACTTCCGGAATAGTCAAAGGAAAAGTCATTGATGCCAACGACAATCCACTTAGTTCAGTAACCGTTTCAGTCGGTGATCAAACCGTGCGTACCGATCATAAGGGTCATTTTAGACTGCACGGCGTGGATAAAGATGCGGTGATCCGATTTTCCTATTTAGGCTATCAATCGACATCCATCGATTATGTATTTAGTGCTGCGAGCCGTGAAGTGGTCATCAAGCCGGTGGTTTTGGTGAGCAATGAGCAGGCTATTGATGAGGTTGAGGTGTTCGGTGAGCGTAATAAGAAGCCGAAAGGTCTGGAAATGATCACGCGCATGCCGTTGAAGCCATCGGATCAGATTCAGAGTATCTCTGTTATTTCCAGCAAAGTTATCCAGGATCAGGGTATTCTGACGTTGACAGACGCGGTGCGCAATATTCCGGGGGTCACCCTATTCGGCTCCTACGGTGGTGTCAAAGAATCGCTGTCCACCCGGGGTTTCCGCGGAGTCCCCGTGTTAAAAAATGGGGTGCGGATGGACTCACAGTTTCAGACGGCTTCCGGCGTTGTGGATATGCAGGGAGTGGAATCCATTCAGATGATCAAGGGATCTGCAGCCGTGACTCAGGGCGTTATTACCGATCTCGGTAACGCAGGGGGGGTGATCAATGTGGTAACGAAAACACCAAACTTCACAAATTCGGGCGAAGTCGGGGTACGCGTGGGTAGCTGGGGACAATTCCGGCCTACTTTTGACTTTCAGACCGTACTGGATAAAAAACAGACCGTGGCAATCCGCATGGATGGAGCCTACGAACGGGGCGACAGTTTCCGTAAAGGCGTATCGGCCAACCGCGTATACCTAAACCCTTCGCTGGCCTGGAAACCGACCGACCGAACCACCATAACGATCGAAGGGGACTACTTTAATGATAATCGTACACCGGTCAATTCGGCTGTAAATAGGGATACTTCACAGTCGGTTAATGCACTTTATGTCATTCCCAATAATCGTTTTCTTGGATTTAATTCGGATAATAATAACACGGAAATGAAGAGCTTTATGGGACAGATCAATCATGAATTGACGGATCGTTGGAGTGTACGGGCATCATTTGCTACCTCATCTTATCAGGTAGATAATCAATCTTCATCTGTTAAATTAATTAAGGATAAAGAGTCCAAGTTTAACATGTTTAACAGATTTGTTGGCAGAAACACCCGAGACGATAAAAATAAAACTTTTCAATTTGATTTAATCGGAAAGGATCTCTATACAGGAGGAGTGAAACATTTGGTCCAAGCGGGTGTAGACTATAGAATTGCTGATGCTACCAGTACTAACTATACAGCAACAGTTTCAGGAACGGATATCGCTCCATATGATATCAACGAGAGAAAAGGTGTCGGTATTGATCAGATAGATGTATTGGGAGATTGGACCAATGATTTGTCGGCGGTTGAGTACATTGACAAGAACGGGGTTAAGCAAAAAGGAAAAACGGTAAAATTTACCGCTGGTGAGGGAGTGCGGTCATATTATTCGAGTATAGGCTTTATGGCACAGGATGTGATCGAATTCAATAAATATATTAAAGCTGTTTTAGGTCTGAGATATTCCGAGATTATTACGAAAGATTTTGTTTCCACCGGAAATAAAAAAGAATCCGCATGGAATCCAATGGCTGGATTTATTGTTACACCGTTTGAAAACTTTAACATATTCGGATCCTATACGAATTCGACCAATCTCCGAAGTGCTGCAAATCGTTTAGAAGATGGCACGACTGCTGGCCCATCCCGAACAGAGCAATTTGAAGGTGGAATCAAGTCCGATTGGTTGGAAAATCGCTTACGGTTTAATTTGACTTACTTCCATATTTATACCTCTAATTTAACTAATCAAGCCTACAAACCAGGAAGCTCTATTGAAGAAACGTTTTATTTCAAGGCGGGCTCGCTCTTAAGAGATGGTATCGAAGCGGAATTAAATGGTCGTATATTGGAAAATCTGACGGTGATGTTGGGCTATGCATACCTCAATGCGAGATATGAAGATTCTCCTTCTTACGTAAATGGCTCTGCTCCGATGAATGCTCCAGAACACACCGCAAACGCCTGGGTGCAGTATGTCTTTAATCAGGGCGCCTTAAAAAATCTGAGTTTGAGTGCCGGGGTTTATTATGTTGGAGATCGTCCGGTCAATGAGTACAGCTTGACACCGAATGGGCATGGCGAGTATTATGGAACTGAGCCATTCAATATGCCGGCTTATACCACTTTAAATGCACAGGTCGGGTACAAATGGCGGCGGTTTGATGCCAAAGTGTTTGTCAACAATATCACCAACGAGATCGGTTTAAATTCATACTTCCGTGGCGGATTTATCAATCAGATCGATCCGCGGAATGTGGCAGCTGCATTGAGCTACAAATTTTAA
- the nagB gene encoding glucosamine-6-phosphate deaminase translates to MARLNLLEETRFERVPVSVYPDQNSASKNVANRIAEIIRAKQEKGEKAVLGLATGATPVKVYQELIRLHKEEGLSFKNVITFNLDEYYPMQPDADQSYVTFMNKNLFDHVDIDRANVNIPDGTLAPEQVNAFCEAYEQKITAAGGLDIQLLGIGRTGHIGFNEPGSAPNSGTRIVTLDDLTRRDASRAFGGKENVPRKAITMGVGTIFKAREIILMAWTETKAEIIKKAVEGEISSEIPATYLQLSDNVEFILDEAAASLLTRFDLPWLAEDVTWTPSLIKKAVVWLSLEINKPILKLTDEDYNNHGMAKLVTENGPAYNINIRIFNELQHTITGWPGGKPNVDDSQRPERANPAKKNVIVFSPHPDDDVISMGGTFIRLADQGHNVHVAYQTCGNTAVWDDDVVRYLEFAEDLAKQIGAEAEAAQINRIYDEERAIFATKKPNQIDTELVRKIKALIRKGEAIAGARLVGLPDENIHFQDLPFYDRQKFAKEVSFEDDIQQTMELLRQVKPHQVFAAGDFADPHGTHKVCFDILFEALKRLSKTDEWTKDCWLWLYRGAWHEYPIHEIEMAVPLSPQEVYRKRLAIFKHQSQKDLPVFPGDDPREFWVRAEDRTSETAALYDRLGLANYEAIEAFVRWKFD, encoded by the coding sequence ATGGCTAGATTAAATTTATTGGAAGAAACGCGCTTCGAAAGAGTCCCCGTAAGCGTCTATCCAGATCAAAATTCAGCTTCGAAAAACGTTGCAAATCGTATCGCTGAAATTATTCGTGCAAAGCAGGAGAAAGGTGAAAAAGCAGTTCTAGGTCTCGCAACTGGAGCTACGCCGGTGAAGGTTTATCAAGAACTGATCCGCTTGCATAAAGAGGAAGGTTTAAGCTTTAAGAACGTGATTACCTTCAATCTTGACGAATACTACCCCATGCAACCTGATGCCGATCAGAGCTATGTGACATTCATGAACAAAAACCTGTTTGATCACGTGGACATTGATCGGGCTAATGTAAATATTCCAGATGGTACCCTGGCGCCTGAACAAGTGAATGCTTTCTGTGAAGCATATGAGCAGAAGATTACGGCAGCCGGAGGTTTAGATATTCAATTATTAGGCATCGGACGTACCGGCCATATTGGTTTTAACGAACCCGGTTCCGCGCCCAACTCCGGTACGCGTATCGTTACTTTGGATGACCTGACACGCCGCGATGCCTCCCGTGCTTTCGGTGGTAAAGAAAATGTACCTCGAAAAGCCATTACCATGGGCGTAGGTACGATCTTTAAGGCCAGGGAGATCATCTTGATGGCCTGGACCGAAACGAAAGCCGAGATTATCAAAAAAGCTGTAGAAGGCGAGATCTCATCGGAGATTCCGGCAACCTATCTACAGTTATCCGATAATGTGGAGTTTATTCTGGATGAAGCTGCAGCGTCCCTGTTGACCCGCTTCGATCTTCCCTGGCTCGCCGAAGATGTAACCTGGACGCCTTCATTGATTAAAAAGGCCGTTGTATGGTTGTCCTTGGAAATCAACAAACCGATCTTAAAGCTGACAGACGAAGACTATAACAACCACGGTATGGCGAAGTTGGTGACGGAGAACGGTCCCGCTTATAACATCAACATCCGTATTTTTAATGAACTGCAGCATACCATTACCGGATGGCCCGGAGGGAAGCCCAATGTGGATGATTCACAGCGTCCGGAGCGTGCTAATCCGGCCAAGAAGAATGTTATCGTGTTTTCTCCGCACCCTGACGATGATGTGATCTCGATGGGAGGTACCTTTATCCGTCTGGCGGATCAGGGACACAACGTACACGTGGCCTATCAGACCTGTGGGAACACGGCAGTATGGGATGATGATGTGGTGCGCTACCTGGAATTTGCCGAAGACTTAGCCAAGCAGATCGGAGCAGAAGCAGAAGCAGCACAGATCAATAGGATCTATGACGAGGAAAGAGCAATCTTTGCAACGAAAAAGCCCAATCAGATTGATACGGAGCTCGTCCGCAAAATCAAAGCATTGATCCGTAAGGGTGAAGCCATTGCAGGTGCCCGGTTAGTCGGACTACCAGACGAGAATATTCATTTCCAGGATTTGCCGTTCTACGACAGACAGAAATTTGCCAAAGAGGTGTCTTTCGAAGATGATATCCAGCAGACCATGGAATTATTGCGTCAGGTCAAACCGCATCAGGTATTCGCTGCAGGCGATTTTGCTGATCCGCACGGAACACACAAAGTATGTTTCGATATTTTGTTTGAAGCCCTGAAAAGATTAAGCAAAACAGATGAATGGACTAAAGACTGCTGGTTGTGGCTGTACCGGGGGGCATGGCACGAATATCCGATTCATGAAATCGAAATGGCAGTTCCGCTCTCTCCCCAGGAGGTCTATCGCAAACGTCTTGCGATCTTCAAACACCAGTCGCAAAAAGATTTACCTGTATTTCCGGGAGATGATCCGCGCGAGTTCTGGGTCCGTGCAGAAGATCGTACGAGTGAGACTGCAGCCCTGTACGACCGCTTAGGTTTGGCTAACTATGAAGCTATCGAAGCGTTTGTGCGATGGAAGTTTGATTAA
- a CDS encoding methionine aminotransferase yields MNFSLITKLPHVGTTIFTKMTMLANEYGALNLSQGFPDFDTDPRLTGLVADAMKEGHNQYAPMIGVQALRDTIAKKYESIYNILVDAQDEITVTAGGTQAIFTAIATIVRPEDEVIIFEPAYDCYAPTVELFGGKVVPVRLLAPDFRIDWTYVKGLINDRTRLVIINNPSNPTGKVLGREDLETLAVLLDGTNALLLSDEVYEHLVFDGAQPQSVLNIPRLRERSFVAASFGKLLHTTGWKVGYCIAPAAFTHEFRKVHQFNVFSVNTPMQYAIAEYLHDIAYVRGLADFFEKKRDLLKAGLQQSRFHVLPCEGTYFLNLDYSAISSEKEVDFACMLTRQHKVATIPLSAFYKEPTDQQVLRVCFAKQDDTLQKAISILAHI; encoded by the coding sequence ATGAACTTCAGCCTAATCACTAAACTCCCACATGTCGGTACGACGATCTTTACCAAAATGACAATGCTTGCCAACGAATATGGAGCCCTCAATCTCTCACAGGGATTCCCTGATTTTGATACCGATCCAAGGCTCACAGGCTTGGTGGCCGACGCCATGAAAGAAGGGCACAATCAATACGCTCCCATGATTGGTGTGCAGGCACTGCGTGACACCATCGCAAAAAAATACGAGTCTATATATAATATTTTGGTTGACGCTCAGGATGAGATTACCGTAACTGCCGGCGGGACCCAGGCCATATTCACAGCCATAGCGACTATCGTCAGGCCGGAGGATGAAGTGATTATATTCGAACCCGCTTACGACTGTTATGCCCCTACAGTCGAACTGTTTGGTGGAAAGGTCGTTCCGGTGCGTTTGCTGGCACCGGATTTCCGTATTGACTGGACATATGTAAAGGGGCTGATCAATGACAGAACGAGATTGGTCATCATCAATAACCCGAGCAATCCTACGGGCAAAGTGCTTGGACGAGAAGATCTGGAGACACTTGCTGTACTGCTCGACGGAACGAATGCCCTGCTGTTGAGCGATGAGGTTTACGAACATCTCGTGTTCGATGGCGCGCAGCCCCAGTCTGTTCTGAACATTCCGAGATTGCGGGAGCGGAGTTTTGTGGCAGCATCATTTGGCAAGCTATTACATACAACCGGTTGGAAGGTCGGCTATTGTATAGCCCCTGCGGCCTTTACACACGAGTTTCGGAAAGTGCACCAATTTAACGTGTTCAGTGTCAATACACCCATGCAATATGCGATTGCCGAATATCTGCATGACATCGCATACGTGCGTGGGCTGGCGGATTTTTTTGAAAAAAAGCGTGATTTACTTAAAGCAGGACTCCAGCAGTCCCGTTTCCATGTTCTGCCCTGCGAAGGGACCTATTTCCTGAATTTGGATTACAGCGCCATCAGCAGCGAAAAAGAGGTTGACTTTGCCTGCATGCTGACCCGGCAGCACAAAGTAGCGACCATACCCCTGTCCGCGTTTTATAAAGAGCCTACAGATCAGCAGGTTTTGCGTGTCTGCTTTGCGAAGCAGGATGATACCTTACAGAAAGCGATCAGTATTTTGGCCCATATTTAG
- a CDS encoding peroxiredoxin family protein — MIKYITLLFLILPFVGSAQKKERTKEEYIARVKAAPDSISTLVDLRRVGGYDPVYTELQALYNTLSDAVKSSEEGKEFQEYLNTLETVQIGKMAPAFTQNDTSGNPVQLSDFKGRYVLLDFWASWCPDCRVESPDLVKTYQQFKGDNFEILGISFDKDRNSWIKAIHADKLHWRHVSDLKRWQNDVGTLYGVKSIPQNVLIDPNGKIIAKNLHGDALRAKLKEVLAK, encoded by the coding sequence ATGATAAAATACATCACACTACTTTTTTTGATCCTACCTTTTGTGGGATCTGCCCAGAAAAAAGAACGAACAAAAGAGGAGTATATCGCAAGGGTCAAAGCTGCTCCCGATTCGATCTCTACTTTGGTGGATCTACGGCGTGTAGGAGGTTATGATCCTGTATATACCGAATTACAGGCGCTTTATAATACGTTAAGTGATGCCGTCAAGAGTTCTGAGGAAGGTAAAGAGTTTCAAGAATATCTAAATACGCTTGAGACCGTTCAGATCGGAAAGATGGCGCCTGCATTTACACAGAATGATACCTCGGGTAATCCTGTGCAGCTGTCAGACTTTAAGGGCAGATATGTTTTGCTCGATTTTTGGGCTTCCTGGTGCCCCGACTGCCGCGTGGAAAGTCCAGACCTGGTGAAAACCTATCAACAGTTTAAGGGCGACAACTTTGAAATTCTCGGCATTTCCTTTGACAAAGACCGCAACTCATGGATCAAAGCCATCCACGCCGACAAATTGCATTGGCGCCATGTGTCGGACCTAAAGCGCTGGCAAAACGATGTAGGTACACTGTATGGTGTGAAATCCATTCCGCAGAATGTACTGATCGACCCCAATGGAAAAATCATTGCAAAAAACCTGCACGGCGATGCTTTGCGGGCCAAGCTCAAAGAAGTATTAGCCAAATAA
- the radA gene encoding DNA repair protein RadA, producing the protein MAKSKSAYFCQNCGYESPKWMGQCPSCKQWNSFVEEVVEKAGSKVPEWRSTTTVGNTKRANKAAIIHEIVYQDESRILTPDQEFNRVLGGGIVPGSLVLIGGEPGIGKSTLMLQLALSIPQVKTLYISGEESEQQIKMRAERLSQSSRANCYILTETSTQNIFKQIETVQPNVIVIDSIQTLHSAQIESAPGSVSQVRECTAELLRFAKETSTPVFIVGHITKDGSIAGPKVLEHMVDTVLQFEGDRHHVYRILRAVKNRFGSASELGIYEMQGSGLREVSNPSEIMISQRDEPVSGVSIAAMLEGMRPMMIEVQALVSNSAFGTAQRSSTGYDTKRLNMLLAVLEKRFGFRLSAQDVFLNIAGGLRVEDPAIDLAVIVAIISSQQDMPVRTNLTFAGEVGLSGEIRAVNRIEQRIQEAEKLGFDGIFISKFNTKGLDAKKYNIAIRPVAKLEDVFSALFG; encoded by the coding sequence ATGGCAAAATCAAAATCAGCATACTTCTGTCAAAACTGCGGTTACGAGTCTCCTAAATGGATGGGGCAATGTCCTTCCTGTAAGCAGTGGAACAGTTTTGTGGAAGAAGTAGTCGAAAAGGCGGGCTCGAAAGTTCCGGAATGGCGTAGTACGACAACCGTAGGAAACACCAAACGGGCCAACAAAGCCGCGATCATCCATGAGATTGTCTACCAGGACGAGTCGCGCATTTTGACGCCTGATCAGGAGTTCAATCGCGTGCTCGGCGGAGGCATCGTGCCCGGGTCACTGGTTTTGATAGGCGGTGAGCCCGGAATAGGCAAATCCACGTTGATGTTGCAGTTGGCGCTGTCCATCCCGCAGGTTAAGACGCTTTATATCTCGGGCGAAGAAAGCGAGCAGCAAATCAAGATGCGTGCCGAACGATTGTCGCAGTCGTCCAGAGCCAATTGTTATATCCTGACCGAAACGTCTACACAGAATATATTTAAGCAGATCGAGACCGTGCAGCCCAATGTGATTGTGATCGATTCGATCCAGACTTTGCATTCTGCACAGATCGAATCCGCGCCCGGTTCGGTGTCCCAGGTACGTGAGTGTACTGCCGAATTATTACGCTTTGCCAAAGAAACCAGTACACCCGTATTTATCGTGGGACATATTACCAAAGATGGATCCATCGCTGGGCCGAAAGTCCTCGAGCATATGGTGGATACGGTGCTGCAGTTTGAAGGAGACCGCCACCATGTCTATCGTATATTGCGCGCAGTTAAAAATCGATTCGGTTCGGCTTCCGAGCTCGGTATTTATGAAATGCAGGGATCTGGCCTGCGCGAGGTATCCAATCCTTCAGAGATTATGATCTCGCAACGCGACGAACCGGTGAGCGGCGTTTCTATCGCCGCCATGCTGGAAGGGATGCGGCCGATGATGATCGAAGTGCAGGCGCTGGTCAGCAATTCTGCTTTTGGTACAGCACAACGTTCCTCCACAGGTTATGATACCAAGCGGCTAAATATGCTATTAGCTGTTTTGGAAAAGCGATTTGGTTTCCGGCTGAGTGCACAGGATGTTTTTTTGAATATAGCCGGCGGCCTCCGTGTGGAAGATCCCGCGATCGATCTGGCTGTCATCGTGGCCATTATATCCTCACAGCAGGATATGCCAGTCCGTACCAATCTGACCTTCGCCGGCGAAGTGGGACTTTCAGGGGAGATCCGCGCCGTAAACCGTATCGAACAGCGCATTCAGGAAGCAGAGAAGCTCGGCTTTGACGGTATTTTCATTTCCAAATTCAATACCAAGGGGCTGGACGCCAAAAAATACAATATCGCTATTCGGCCGGTGGCCAAGCTCGAAGATGTCTTTAGCGCTTTATTTGGCTAA
- a CDS encoding dipeptidase, translating to MIRNLLLIVGMIAFKLVSGQDDRLFHDDLVVVDGHNDVIYESILPGKDIGQRLSSGSTDLPRLKEGGVDVQVFAVWSDDAKWRSGAFRHANEQLDALEKMIAANTDKIALAKSSADIGPILQAGKIAALIGIEGGNMIENSIENLVRLHERGARYLTLTWNYNLAWASCAAMESDKTMAAEGKGLTALGKEIIKKMNKIGMMVDLSHAGEQTFYDVIAVTDKPILVSHSNAYSLCPHPRNLKDAQLEALKKNGGVVGVNFYSGFLDPDYETRLKAIYSRHFGRPDVSMSTWAMYEQLPKELQRQADAPLSKLLDHIDYLVRKVGIEHVAVGSDFDGIESAPQGLEDVSKFPVLTKALLERGYKKEDIAKIMGQNFLRILKENEGVR from the coding sequence ATGATACGTAACCTGTTGTTGATCGTAGGTATGATAGCTTTTAAGCTGGTCAGTGGGCAGGATGACCGACTGTTTCACGATGATCTTGTCGTGGTCGATGGACACAATGACGTGATCTATGAATCGATTTTGCCCGGAAAAGATATCGGTCAGCGTCTGTCCTCGGGATCCACGGATCTGCCACGGCTAAAAGAAGGAGGTGTAGATGTGCAGGTATTTGCCGTCTGGTCGGACGATGCAAAATGGCGGTCAGGGGCCTTCCGGCATGCCAACGAGCAGCTAGACGCACTGGAAAAAATGATTGCTGCCAATACAGATAAAATTGCGCTGGCCAAATCGTCAGCCGATATTGGTCCCATCCTGCAGGCAGGAAAGATAGCGGCGCTGATAGGTATAGAAGGTGGAAACATGATTGAAAACAGTATCGAGAACCTCGTCAGGCTACATGAACGAGGCGCCAGATACCTGACCTTGACCTGGAACTATAATTTGGCCTGGGCAAGCTGTGCCGCCATGGAGTCTGATAAGACGATGGCGGCGGAAGGAAAAGGACTGACAGCCCTTGGAAAGGAAATCATAAAGAAAATGAATAAGATCGGCATGATGGTCGATTTATCACATGCCGGCGAACAGACCTTCTATGACGTTATCGCTGTTACTGACAAACCCATATTGGTATCGCATAGCAATGCCTACAGCCTTTGTCCGCATCCCCGCAACCTGAAAGATGCGCAGCTGGAAGCCCTGAAAAAAAACGGTGGGGTCGTTGGTGTGAATTTTTATTCCGGTTTTCTGGACCCAGATTACGAAACAAGACTAAAGGCGATCTATAGCAGACACTTTGGGCGGCCAGATGTGAGCATGAGTACCTGGGCCATGTACGAACAGTTGCCTAAGGAGCTGCAGCGTCAGGCCGATGCGCCCTTGTCCAAGTTGTTGGACCATATAGACTATTTGGTCCGCAAAGTGGGCATTGAGCATGTGGCTGTCGGATCTGATTTCGATGGCATAGAATCTGCCCCACAAGGCCTGGAAGATGTCTCTAAATTTCCTGTGCTGACAAAAGCGCTTCTGGAAAGAGGATATAAAAAGGAAGATATTGCCAAAATCATGGGACAAAATTTCCTGAGGATCTTAAAAGAGAATGAAGGCGTACGATAA
- a CDS encoding serine hydrolase domain-containing protein, translated as MKKRFFGALFAGLFCISPLFAQYKSSLKNETVLYNNIDQLLPLTHLDQLRIAVVVPHADKYAAFTAQLSRYAQVDLFDFSKFDENIKYYNTIIVGGKEDDLDADCLTQLNQAVRNNKKVILCHFVENEVQKEALSGHLQSDLIELQAPFTELGQRNAAMSIFGGVPITAGDVKTAQTRLQYSYGTSSGLDLKKLTKKIDAIAQEAIDKQATPGAVVMVIKDGQVLLEKSYGYHTYSRAVPTRINDIFDLASVSKIAGTTPAIMRLTEQNVINLDSTMGYYLWQARMTNKRDIKLRSVMLHEAGFTPFIPFYRHLKPGDVVASPDPQHQVKMADNSYILNHYYRDVMWPEMLRSAVKPTGSYVYSDISMYVMKEVAEHQTATPLQEYVQEQFYRPLGMIRAGYLPRERFSPYEIVPTEQDTSFRRTLLEGYVHDQGAAMAGGVAGHAGLFATANDLAIYGQLLLNRGEYGGERYFKSETVDLFTSRQSATSRRGLGFDRWDPNPKNEYPSKLANSSVFGHTGYTGTCIWIDPQNQLIYIFLSNRVHPQVSTKLLDLNIRSRIQDAIYETINEAKR; from the coding sequence ATGAAAAAACGATTTTTTGGGGCGTTATTTGCAGGTTTGTTCTGTATTTCCCCCTTGTTCGCCCAATATAAGTCCAGCTTAAAAAACGAAACCGTCCTTTATAACAATATCGATCAGCTATTGCCTTTAACGCATCTGGACCAACTGCGTATAGCGGTTGTGGTACCCCATGCAGATAAGTACGCAGCTTTTACAGCGCAGTTGTCGCGGTATGCACAAGTCGACCTATTTGATTTCAGCAAGTTTGATGAGAATATTAAATATTATAATACCATCATTGTTGGGGGAAAGGAAGATGACCTGGATGCAGATTGTCTGACCCAGCTCAATCAGGCTGTACGCAACAATAAGAAAGTTATACTTTGTCATTTTGTCGAGAATGAGGTTCAGAAAGAGGCCTTGTCCGGGCATCTGCAATCGGACCTGATTGAACTACAGGCTCCATTTACCGAACTTGGCCAGCGTAATGCGGCGATGTCTATTTTCGGTGGTGTCCCGATTACGGCCGGCGACGTGAAGACTGCCCAAACCAGATTGCAGTACAGTTATGGCACCAGTTCCGGACTGGACCTAAAGAAGCTGACCAAGAAGATCGATGCCATAGCCCAGGAGGCCATCGATAAACAGGCGACGCCGGGAGCTGTCGTTATGGTGATCAAAGACGGGCAAGTGCTGCTCGAAAAATCTTACGGATATCATACCTATTCCAGAGCTGTGCCGACACGGATAAACGATATTTTTGATCTCGCGTCGGTCAGTAAGATAGCAGGCACGACACCTGCTATCATGCGGCTGACTGAACAGAATGTGATCAATCTGGACAGCACAATGGGGTATTACCTCTGGCAGGCACGGATGACCAATAAAAGGGATATCAAACTACGTTCTGTCATGCTCCATGAAGCGGGCTTTACACCATTTATTCCTTTCTACAGACATCTGAAGCCCGGCGATGTAGTAGCTTCGCCGGATCCGCAGCATCAGGTCAAGATGGCTGACAACAGTTATATCCTAAACCATTATTATCGCGATGTAATGTGGCCCGAAATGTTGCGCTCAGCTGTAAAACCTACGGGAAGCTATGTCTATAGTGATATCAGCATGTATGTCATGAAAGAAGTTGCCGAACACCAGACGGCGACACCGTTACAGGAGTATGTGCAGGAACAGTTTTACAGGCCTCTCGGTATGATCCGTGCGGGATATCTGCCAAGAGAGCGGTTCTCGCCATACGAGATTGTTCCGACCGAACAGGATACTTCTTTCCGCCGAACGCTGCTGGAGGGTTACGTACACGATCAGGGAGCAGCCATGGCCGGGGGCGTTGCAGGTCATGCCGGTTTATTCGCTACTGCCAATGACTTGGCGATCTATGGACAACTCCTGCTCAACAGAGGCGAATATGGTGGCGAGCGGTACTTCAAATCCGAAACCGTCGATCTCTTTACCTCCAGACAATCTGCGACAAGTCGCAGAGGGTTGGGCTTTGACCGTTGGGATCCGAATCCAAAAAACGAATATCCCTCCAAGCTGGCCAATAGCAGTGTATTTGGCCATACCGGCTACACAGGTACATGCATCTGGATCGATCCGCAAAACCAGCTGATCTATATTTTTCTGTCCAATCGTGTACACCCGCAGGTCAGCACAAAATTACTCGACCTCAATATCCGCAGCCGTATTCAGGATGCTATTTACGAAACAATCAATGAAGCTAAGAGATGA